Sequence from the Undibacterium piscinae genome:
CAGTGCCACCGAGACGAAAACCAGGGTCAGATGCTGCCAACTCAGCGTCCAGAATTTTTCATCAAACAAACGCTGCAGCAAACTGGCGGCGGGCGCGGCAGGCTGGCTGGTCAGCGCCACCGGCAATGCCGCATCGGCCGCCAATACCGGCGCGGCGCCGGGCGCAGATGCGGTGGCTAAAAATGCCGCAGCCACCGCGCTAAAAGTCTGGCCCTGCAGTTCAGCCTGGGCGTTCATGACGCGCATCTGGGTATCGCTAATCGCGCCTTGCAGACTTTGCAAACTGGCCCAAGCCTGTGGGTAGCGGCTAGGCAAATCGAGCCGGTAGAGCAGCACCGCATCGTAACGCGGGAAGTAAGCCAGATCGTCGATCAAAACCCGCAAGCCGTATTTTCCTATCTGCGAAGAAGTCGCATACACATCGATCAGATCGACTTGCTGCTTGGCCAGCGCCTCGTAAGCGATGCCGTTTTCTAAGACGCGTGGCTGCTGCGGCAGGGCGTAGCGCTGTGCCAGCGCCGGCCAGCCATCGTTACGCCCAAAAAATTCGGGCGAGAGCGCCAGACGTAATTGCGGCGCACGCAGCAGATCGCTGATGCGGCGTATCCCGAGTCGCTGGCTATCTGGCTCGCGCATCGCCAGCGCATAGCTATTATTAAAACCCAGCGGCAAAGCCATCCCTAAGCCCAGTTGTGCCAACTCGCGCTGCATCTGCGGCAAAGGCGTGGGGCTAGTGTGTTTTAAGACTTCAAAGTTAATCGTGCCGGTGTAATCGGGATAAATATCAATACTGCCAGCCTGCAAGGCGGCCAACACCACCGCGGTATTACCCAAGCCCTGACGATGCTCGGCGAGCGTTTCAGGCGCCAGTTTTAGGCGCAAAATTTCGCCTAAAATATACGATTCAGTAAACCGCTTCGAGCCTATCTGCAGCTGCGCCTGCGCGGCCTGCACAGAGTGAGGCGCGCTCAGACTGAACAGCAACAAGCCAGCTAACAGCAGCCGCAGCCAATACAGATTCAGGCCGCGCGCGGGCGCTAGGCAGATGCTGATGGCGGGGCGATAGTGCTGATTTTTCATAGACTATTTTTCAAAGGCGGATGCTGGCAGTATGCACGTGCCGCCGCCCGCATGCCAGACAAACTTGCGGCAAAGCGCTGCACTGGCGTGCCTGGCACAACAAAGCGACGTCAGCCTATTTTCGGCTAAAAGCTGTGCTAATCTGCTAGCGCGCCGCCTACCCACAGCGCCGCTTACCGGAGTCTTGTTATGTCGATGTTGCCGCCAAATTCACCGCAAAATACGCCCGCGTTCAGCTCGGCGCGCCAGCTCAGCGGCCCGCATTTAGCCGCAGCGCTGTGCGATAGCCGCCGCCGCTTGCTGGCGCTGGTGGATGATCTCAGCGATGCCCAGTGGCGGCCAGCCTATCAAAGCGGCGTCAATCCTGTGGCCTGGGAGCTCGCGCATATCGCCTGGTTCGCCGAGTTCTGGATCTTGCGCGGCCCGCACCAGCGCACTGCGGATGGCTATGTCCAGGCACAACAAGCGCCGTGCTACGCTGGCCCGGATCGCTTGTTTGATTCGGCCCGGCTAGCGCACGCGCAACGCTGGCAAGAGCCTATGCCTAGCCGCGCCGAACTGGCTCACATTTTGGCCGCGCAGTTAGCCGCCTGTCTGGCCGCCATCCCGGATACCGCCAACATGGACGCCCGCAGCGCCGACGCCGCCCTGTATTTTCATAGACTGGCCCTGCTGCATGAAGACATGCACGCCGAAGCTTTTTACTGGATGCGCGCCGCGCTCGGCTACCCAGCTCCCGATGGCTGCACGCCACCGCTGGTGGCCACTAGCCAGCCGCTGCAGCTGGCGGCCGCGCAGATCCAGCTCGGCAGCGGGCACGATGCCCCCGGCTTTGCCTTCGATAACGAGCAAGCGCCACACAGCGTCACGCTGGCCGCGTTTGAGATCGATAGCGCGCCACTGACGGCGGGCAAGTTTGCCGATTTTGTCGAGCAAGGCGGCTACACCCAAGCCGACTACTGGCCAGCACAAGCCGGAGTCTGGCGCAAGCAAAGCGGCGCCACGCATCCAAAGCACTGGCGCAAAACTAAAACCGGCGCATGGCAAACCCGCTGGTTTGATGAATGGCTGCCGCTAGCGCCACAAGCCGCCGCCATCCATCTGAATGCCTACGAAGCACAAGCCTATTGCCTGTGGGCCAAGCGCCGCCTGCCCACCGCTGCCGAATGGGAATACGCAGCCAGCACCCGGCCCGATTTTTTGTGGGGGCACAGCGTCTGGGAGTGGACCAGCGACGCCTTTCTGCCCTACCCCGGCTTTGTCGCCGGCCCCTACGCCGACTACTCGCAACCCTGGTTTAGCACGCACAGCGAATTGCGCGGCGGCGCGTTCGCCACCCACGCACGCTTACACCATCCGCACTACCGCAACTTCTTCCAGCCGCAACGCCAGGACATCTTCGCCGGCTTACGCACGGTGGCACTGTAAGCCGCAGCAAGCGCCACCCGCATCAGGCTGCAAAAAATCCGCAAAAACAGATACTCCCCGTTTTTTAAGCAAAACAGGCTGCTTGCCCACATAGCTATTGTGCATTTAGAAAATACCATGGGGAGTATGCGCTTAAGCCGCGAGTCGCAGCGTTTCGAAAGAAGCGAAAAGGCAACGCGGGCTAAGCTGACAGCGCACCAACAGGGCTAGCGTTCTGGAAAATAAAATATTGAAATTAATTTCAAATGTGTCAATATTATTGATAAAATGAAAGACTATAGCAATGACGCTTTTCACGATTTTTTTACTGATCACATTTACCGTAAGTCGATGGAAAGCCATGCTGAATTTGGGTTTTGAGAGCTTGCTCTTAAATTTTTATGCGACACCCGTCCGTTTCGCCCGTCAGGGTGACGGACATATCTAGTTAGAGAACCAATACATGCCATTTCCCTTCCAATTTATGCAAGATAATTTCTGGGCCTTGTACACGGTTGCCTTTGGCTGGATTGTTCTGGTTGCTATTGCATCAGTCTTATATCGCAAAATCAAATCCAAACCAATGCGTATTGTGAAGCCAGAAAATTCCTTGTTCATGGAGCGATGGACGTCTGGCCGATCTCTACGTAACTTCGTCAGTCGCCTCGGGGGAGCAAGAAATTGCTTGTTTGTCGCTGTTACACGGAACGAACTGATTGTCCGTCCGCACTTCCCATTCACTATGTTTTTTCTTCCCGAAATTTATGGACTTGAAATAGTCGTTCCTCGATCTGCCGTGCGAAGCGTTGAGATTAAGTCTGGATTACTTGGGAGTTCGGTTCTGTTAAATATTGATCGTTCGCCTGGCGAAAGTTTTAGACTTGAACTGCGTCTCAGAGCGCCAACTGAATTTGCGCAGGCAATGGTTTCATGAGCGATCAGTTCTCTAGCCTGGTAGGGTGGGCACGTTTTTGTGCCCACGCAGAGATGAACCTACCGCTATGCATGGCCGTTTTGGTTTGATGGGTTTAAGGTGGTGTGTTGCTGCTTAAGCCTTACGCGTGGGCACGATGATGCTGTGCCCACCCTACGTACTGGTCGTTCGTGTGGGACGGCTGTGGCGCCCCACAACTCAAACGTTATGTGTAGTGATGACGATGAATGATATTGATGGAAACGAAGTTGAAGTCGGGGACATTGTGCGTGTTTTGTCCATCAATGAAGATCTGTTGAAGAACTGCCTTACAGACGTTGAGCGCCCGCATCACGAGGCAATGATCAATAACGAATACCGAATTGATGAAATCGTGGAAAGCGGAATGAAAGTCAGCGTTTCCATCCAATGGGAGGAACCAGACGGCGTAGGCATTGGTGGCCTGTATATGTTCCCAAACGAATTTCGCTTAGTTAAGAAATGTTCACGTGAAAACACATAACTCAATAATCGACTCAGACGCTTTGCCCCGGTCATTTCGGCGTTAGGTTTCAGAATGATCCGTCGCCTCTTCATTTCGCTTGTTTCCGTACTCCGGCTCGGCTGCGTTTCCTCCGCTGAGGACTCTGAGCTTGCTGGGAGAGTTGGTAAGTATCTAGACGCTGCTGGAGTAATACCATCAGACACGCGAAATGCCGATAGAACTCACTCGGGAAATATAGTCTATGTCGGCCCTGGAGTGAATGGGTCCCCGCATTTCACTTACTACGAAGTGACAGATCTGAAAGACATGCGAAAGCTAAAGGAGGCTGCCGAAATCGCGATGAAGGAGATTCCGGCGGTGCGAAAGATAACCTTGCACTTCATGGAAAAACAGGTGTTTCATCAGCAGCCAGACGGTTCGGGCTTTAGGGGGCGAGAAAAGGAGATTGAAACAATTGTGGTACGGAGAGAGTCATGAGGCATCTGCAACCTAACTTTTCGGTCCACACGGACAAGCAACATCAAGCCTGCTAGGGTGGGAACATTTTTGTGCCCACGCAGAGACGATGAACCTACCGCGATGCATGGCCGTTTTGGTTTGATGGGGCGAATTGAGGTGTTGTTGTTTGTCGCTGCACAGCTCCAATAAGCGCATTTGCTGCGCAATTTATAGGCAGGGCCGGCTGATCTGCTTTGGCTAGGCATCATACGAAAATGGAATCAAGGTGGAAATGAATATTCGAGCTAAGCTCTTAGTTATCGCCGGTATCATTGCCGCGGCTACGGCAGTTTGGCATTGGCTCTGTATCATTGGCGGTCTTAGCTGGTACGCTTTTGCCCATGCTCCGCCTATCATTTTGGAATCAGTGAAACAAGCAACTTTACTGGCGCCGGCAGGTGCCTTTATGATTGGACTTTTATTTTTGTCCTGTACTGTATTTGCATTTTCTGCTGCCGGTTTAATTCGTAAAATACCCCTGTTAAAATCGGCACTCGCCAACATCGCCTTACTTTGTCTGGTGCGTGGCGGCATAGGGATTGCGCACTTAGTATTGGCGCAGCATCTGGATAGATGGGAGCTGGTGGCTAGCCCAGTCTGGTTTTTTTGTGGCGTGTGCTTCCTACTTGGTTTGGTCGAGCAATACAAAATGCCGCAGCTAGCGAGGTAAGCGCAAACCTAGGGCACAATCGGCTTAATCGGCTGTATTGAACGCGCCGCAGGAAATGAGAAATTACTAGATTAGGCTTGCACCGCGCTAGCGCCAGGCGCACAACAGTGAGGCAAAACCATGTTACAGCCACGCACACTCAAATTTTTAGCGGCCATCATTGCCGGCCTGATTTTGCTGGCCTTGCCCGGCTTGGCGTGGCCAGCGTATCTGGATACGCCGATAGGTTTAATCGTGGCGCTGCCCTATCTGTCGATTTATTTGTTCCACAGCATAGGCATCCCCGGCCTGCTGCAACATCACGGTGCCTGCGGTTGGGGCTGGTGCCCACCCACCGTTTTCGGCTGGGTTTTTCTATGCAGCTTTTGGCTGCTGATCGCATGGCTACTAGCCTGGGGCATCGCCAGTCTGAACGCGCCTGATGGTGACCAAGACTAAAGCCAAAGCGGCCACTGTACGCCGCCTAAGCAAGCCAGTACGTCCCTTCTAAAAATCCCTCAAAATCAGATACTCCCCTATTTTTTTCAAAAAATAGGCCATTTTCGCACAGATTTATTGCATACTTTAAAAATACCACTGGGGAGTATGCATAGCCAGACGCGCATCGAAAGCTGCGCTGACGCCGCTGGTAGCGCGTAAAAATGGCTAGACTTCTGGTTAATAAAATATGAAATTTGATTTCAAATATGTCAATATTTTGGTAGAATGAAAGCCGTTAATATGGCGCTTTTCACGATTTTTTTGGTACTAATCGCATTCACAGTACATCGCTGGAAAGCCAAGTTGAACTTTGGTTTTGAGAGCTTGCTCTTAAATTTTTATGCATCAAGATGAAAATACCGAT
This genomic interval carries:
- the egtB gene encoding ergothioneine biosynthesis protein EgtB; its protein translation is MSMLPPNSPQNTPAFSSARQLSGPHLAAALCDSRRRLLALVDDLSDAQWRPAYQSGVNPVAWELAHIAWFAEFWILRGPHQRTADGYVQAQQAPCYAGPDRLFDSARLAHAQRWQEPMPSRAELAHILAAQLAACLAAIPDTANMDARSADAALYFHRLALLHEDMHAEAFYWMRAALGYPAPDGCTPPLVATSQPLQLAAAQIQLGSGHDAPGFAFDNEQAPHSVTLAAFEIDSAPLTAGKFADFVEQGGYTQADYWPAQAGVWRKQSGATHPKHWRKTKTGAWQTRWFDEWLPLAPQAAAIHLNAYEAQAYCLWAKRRLPTAAEWEYAASTRPDFLWGHSVWEWTSDAFLPYPGFVAGPYADYSQPWFSTHSELRGGAFATHARLHHPHYRNFFQPQRQDIFAGLRTVAL
- a CDS encoding ABC transporter permease subunit, whose protein sequence is MKNQHYRPAISICLAPARGLNLYWLRLLLAGLLLFSLSAPHSVQAAQAQLQIGSKRFTESYILGEILRLKLAPETLAEHRQGLGNTAVVLAALQAGSIDIYPDYTGTINFEVLKHTSPTPLPQMQRELAQLGLGMALPLGFNNSYALAMREPDSQRLGIRRISDLLRAPQLRLALSPEFFGRNDGWPALAQRYALPQQPRVLENGIAYEALAKQQVDLIDVYATSSQIGKYGLRVLIDDLAYFPRYDAVLLYRLDLPSRYPQAWASLQSLQGAISDTQMRVMNAQAELQGQTFSAVAAAFLATASAPGAAPVLAADAALPVALTSQPAAPAASLLQRLFDEKFWTLSWQHLTLVFVSVALACVVAVPLGILAAYRPALRQLVMGSVGVLQTVPALALLTILIALLGQIGLLPALLALFVYALLPIVRNSCTGILQVPGGLRAAGLALGLNKWQRLRYIELPLALPTILAGIKTAAVLNVGSATIAAFIGAGGYGERIVIGLAINDQNMMLAGAIPAAALALLTQLLFELAEKKLPGYR